One genomic region from Penaeus monodon isolate SGIC_2016 chromosome 24, NSTDA_Pmon_1, whole genome shotgun sequence encodes:
- the LOC119588654 gene encoding LOW QUALITY PROTEIN: uncharacterized protein LOC119588654 (The sequence of the model RefSeq protein was modified relative to this genomic sequence to represent the inferred CDS: deleted 2 bases in 1 codon): MADKTPPYISEDCLPVEEESGLRSEVVRTNSFFRQSLLREMSENSLILLPTQRSNEDLANCNSYSSESKENSNVTSDSLFKLIRRCSGMEKTSVSGNMFNEQIIKMPSNLPTDISLEETSKETASELPMKRFCSINATISAKEVEILSSQAPSKEFSLKRSRNLSSEGESKASLEKRARVSTEDVGTAEQGKGSCIISPPMSPITQDMPIEAPSEGPMTGTKVESGLSLTEDKSESQAAEKEVVLSEAVMTSEKSTDAPNTGSEKMSQSRSSVLSQLQITSSMTFDKENTSEDKYSEGDRCSICGKTNCPLDPKRASEVNPISMPQKSLIGKLKSPRKSKQTKPNVMMAKRTKTPSKRYINTRSSTNRLTKRIANHKTLHVFKLKGQLFKAVEDGDIARVQEIIQDTGSAVRINKTRCTLLHAASSHNQPDVVMFLLKFISPNVTNKSGQTPAHVAAEKGHTQVLKLLASDSDFEAEKQDNHHNTVNSLLGGHLFTAILEGKKKEAEKLVELGADPDSHGGKLVNGLLARDLGITTPRLLANSLNMEWAITMFAKEPRNDKKTDEPVCLTSASSNSVQLKVPTRQFHVRHATAMQRGIDVYKMDKEARGFVRIFNFSSFKDRSDLNLQQLDYDARIISDVFDKMGYVCKTHSSPTAQQTKEVLKNIRDADELTDVGCAIFVISGYSINDRKILTSDMKSVDIDYILNLFKDSQCPQLTNKPKLFIFNLYNLSEIITTSSSETLKVKRLTDPLSDMVCIYSNSIGLNCIPNGKGTAFNWCLCRTLAKHAADQELCDFYREFLKEYNESSPSFSPELRYFGFTKKFFFNPL, from the exons ATGGCTGATAAAACACCACCTTACATTTCGGAAGATTGCCTTCCCGTGGAGGAAGAGAGTGGTCTTCGATCTGAAGTTGTGCGAACGAACTCATTCTTCCGCCAGTCTCTACTGCGGGAAATGTCAGAAAATTCACTGATTTTGCTTCCCACGCAAAGA TCAAATGAAGATTTAGCCAACTGTAACAGTTACTCTTCCGAATCGAAAGAAAATTCGAATGTGACGTCGGACTCGCTATTCAAGCTAATAAGGCGATGCAGTGGCATGGAGAAGACTTCAGTATCTGGAAATATGTTTAATGAGCAGATAATCAAAATGCCTAGCAATCTGCCTACAGATATTTCATTAGAGGAAACGTCAAAGGAAACGGCGTCTGAACTACCGATGAAAAGATTCTGCAGTATAAATGCAACAATATCCGCCAAAGAAGTGGAGATTCTATCAAGTCAAGCCCCGTCTAAAGAATTCTCTCTGAAGAGGTCCAGGAACCTGTCAAGTGAAGGAGAATCTAAAGCTTCATTAGAAAAGAGAGCTAGGGTCTCAACAGAGGACGTTGGTACAGcagaacagggaaagggaagctgCATTATTTCACCGCCTATGTCACCAATAACACAAGACATGCCAATTGAGGCTCCATCGGAAGGACCTATGACAGGAACAAAAGTAGAATCCGGGCTCTCACTTACTGAAGATAAGTCAGAAAGTCAAGCAGCAGAGAAAGAGGTAGTGCTATCTGAGGCCGTAATGACCAGTGAAAAATCCACGGATGCTCCAAATACGGGATCTGAGAAAATGTCTCAGAGTCGGTCATCTGTACTAAGTCAGCTGCAGATTACATCCTCTATGActtttgataaagaaaatacTTCAGAAGATAAATATTCTGAAGGTGACAGATGTTCAATTTGTGGAAAAACAAATTGCCCTTTAGATCCTAAACGAGCATCGGAAGTAAACCCTATTTCTATGCCCCAAAAGTCACTTATTGGGAAATTAAAGTCTCCACGAAAGTCAAAGCAAACCAAGCCGAATGTTATGATGGCGAAGAGGACGAAGACTCCTTCGAAACGTTACATTAATACCCGAAGTTCAACCAACAGATTGACTAAACGCATTGCTAATCACAAAACACTTCACGTCTTCAAGTTAAAA GGTCAGCTCTTCAAAGCGGTGGAAGATGGAGATATAGCTAGAGTGCAAGAAATAATACAAGATACAGGATCAGCAGTGAGGATAAACAAGACCAGATGCACACTCCTTCATGCTGCATCGTCTCACAACCAACCGGATGTGGTGATGTTTCTGCTAAAATTTATCAGTCCAAATGTTACAAACAAATCTGGACAGACTCCAGCTCATGTGGCCGCTGAAAAGGGTCACACACAAGTGCTGAAGCTTTTAGCGAGTGACTCTGATTTTGAAGCCGAAAAACAGGATAATCATCATAACACAGTAAATTCCCTG ctTGGAGGCCATCTATTCACGGCCATattggaaggaaaaaagaaagaagcagaaaagctTGTGGAACTTGGTGCAGATCCAGACAGTCATGGTGGAAAGCTGGTGAACGGGTTGTTGGCACGAGATCTTGGAATTACTACACCTCGCCTCCTGGCCAATTCCTTGAATATGGAATGGGCTATTACCATGTTTGCAAAG GAAccaagaaatgataagaaaaccgATGAACCTGTCTGTCTAACATCAGCATCCTCAAACTCGGTACAGCTTAAA GTGCCCACACGACAGTTTCACGTGAGACATGCAACGGCAATGCAAAGAGGTATTGATGTGTACAAGATGGACAAAGAGGCACGAGGTTTTGTTCGCATCTTCAACTTCAGTTCTTTTAAGGACAGATCCGACCTGAACCTTCAGCAACTCGACTACGATGCTCGCATTATATCAGATGTATTTGACAAAATGGGATACGTGTGTAAAACACACTCGTCACCCACGGCTCAGCAAACGAAGGAAGTCCTGAAAAATATTCGGGATGCTGATGAGCTGACAGACGTCGGATGtgctatatttgtcatttctggTTATAGTATAAATGACAGGAAGATTCTTACGTCCGATATGAAATCTGTAGATATTGACTACATCTTAAATCTCTTCAAAGATTCCCAATGTCCTCAGCTCACTAACAAACCCAAACTCTTCATCTTTAACTTGTACAACCTGAGTGAAATTATCACGACTTCAAGCAGTGAAACTCTAAAAGTGAAGAGGTTGACAGATCCCCTCAGCGACATGGTTTGTATCTATTCCAACAGCATTGGTCTCAACTGCATCCCGAATGGGAAAGGAACAGCCTTCAACTGGTGTTTGTGTCGCACTTTGGCAAAGCATGCTGCTGACCAGGAACTTTGTGATTTTTACAGAGAATTTCTGAAAGAGTACAATGAGAGCTCTCCTAGTTTCTCACCCGAATTGAGGTACtttggcttcaccaagaaattCTTTTTTAATCCTTTATAA